The DNA sequence AAGGGGGGacatgggtttaggaatcattcccatccagatttttttcttctcccattTGAGTTATCTCCGATTCATGACTTATTTCATTCAAATTGTCTCCAATTCATAACTTTTTTCATTTTAAGTAAGTAAATGTGTCACAGAAGTAGAGACTAAAATAAAAAGGGATCAAACTTATGATATTGTGATGGATGTTATGAATCAATAGATACCATCCTGTTTTAAGTCATTTTCGAGATCAAGCCGCTagccaggggcggatccagccATGTTTCGGTTAGGCTCAAGCCCTACCGAGATTTTTGGGccggaaaaaaaaactaagtctatatatctgtgttttttttttttttgaagtctcTTTCCCTTTCTCAAGCCCCATCACCGATTCTTCTCGTCTTCTTCTACTCCTCTTCGACTCCGAGATCCAGGCCTCCAGGCTCCAACAGTAAACTAAAGCTCCaggtttcttcttttcttcatctccTCGTCTCCGTCTTCGACCCTCGATGCGTTGATGGCATGATCAGTGACTCCACCGACTACTGCTCCAGGTCTCttgcttattctcctcctcctttGGCTCTGTCTTTGGCCCTTGATGGCTTGATCAGTGAGTCCACCGAAATACCTAATCATCGATGTTAAATAAGTATTCTGATAACCAATTCATAAaacccaaattgaaattgttaaagcTAATTAGCTAAACCCTTTTTGATTTATGACCTTCTGGGTACTGGGTTGTTTTTTGGTATCTGAAATTGTGTAAACGTGAATTTGTGGGTTTGTTGAATTTTTGTGTGTGTAAACGTGAATTTGATTTCTGGGTTGAGTTTGCTGAATTTGTGTGTAAACTTGAATGGAGTTCATGGATGTTGCTGATGTGCaaagccattttttttttcatttgttaagAAATTCAAGCCCCACCAAGGTTGAAttcctggatccgcccctgccgCTAGCTACTTGTTGATCGCGGTCCCTAGCGTAGCCTAACTCGTGTTTACCATGCTGAGAAATTTCTAGTTTCCATAACTGGCATAGTATCAACCGTACCCTTCTATCTCTGAAGTAGCTAGAACGATTCATGTATTAACTACTACCTGCATTATAGTTACTAGCTCGAGTATCGAGTAGTACGTACTGCATGAGGCAGCAGCTTAattacaacttttttttttttggtgccgTAATAATTCAGCAGAGTATATAGATCTAGATCTAATTTATTGGTTATCTGCAGATATCTAGTAAAATGATAAATGCGTAAAGAGATCCATAATTTCTGTCAGCTTTGTAATATTTCGTATGCTGCTGAAGAGACGAACACATATTAATGCAAATACAAGTTGACaggttttacttttttattttttaaattacatGCTCTTTCATTCAAGTTTGCAAAGGAAAGTAGTAATAATAAGCTACCAATTATATTTTAGTAGGGCATGATTTCACGCATCCTAGCAGGGTCTCATGGCGTCTTTGCACCCGTTGGAAGAATTACGTGAAGTCCCTTCACCAATTGCAGGTTCATATCtctcatatatatatggaaggAAATCGCGTGGCTGACAAGCTTGCAAATTATATATGGTGCCATGAATATTGGTACACATTGGTGGAATTTAATCCCACAATTTTTAATTAGTTCTTTCGGTCATGATTTTTCTGCTAGAACAGATTACCAATTTGATTAAAAAGTTTGTTACTTTCTTGTTAGTCCCCTACCTTATGTACTTTGGCCTTTCGGCCAccatttattaataaattttttagCGAGAGACGGGCGGTGGACCCCCGATTGTAGTGGTTCATTTCGGGGTTATGTGGGTGCTTCGGCACCCCTTTCAAATCATTGCAGAGGGGCAAATATCGTCTAATTCTggttagttaaaaaaaaataacaattatATTTTGAAACAACTAAAACTATAAAttagataagaaaaaaaaaacacataaatcAACATGAACAAATAAATTCTGAACCTTGCAGAAATCTTATTGAAAAATAAGATAACCTTAACTTTTCAAACACAGAATCACATACCTCAGATCGTACTGTAGAGTTAACTTCATTTTGAATTAGAATTTCATATTCTTCGActaacatctctctctctcttctttgaccaaaaggaattaaaaattatataaaaaaatgtcTGCACTGGCTTTAATGACCCGGATGGATTTTCTGGACTTCCGCAGGGTAAATAGGATTGCGGGCCTTGCACCTGGAAAATATGTGGCTGCAATTGTATATTTGGGTAATTTGGTTTTAGTCATACTACATTTTCTTCATTAAGGTTGGAGGTAGCAACTCAGATTTGATAAAGGAATTCCCGGTCAATTGAGAGATTTCATAGGCCAAAGGGGAACTTGAAAATTAAAACAAGGCCTCAATTTTTCTAATTCAAAGATTGTGAGTGCATATTATCTCTTTAAAAAGTTGGTTCTATTTGAGTAATTGACAAACTCAGTGGTGTGTTATTATAATGATAATAGACAGTTAGATGATTTCCAATTTCGTTGAGTTTTTGTTGATTTAATATCCAGAAGCAAAAAAAAGGCAACTGAGGAAGCCCCTTATGGGAGaattcttgggtaccttggtgtttgccataccctcattttgttaaatattttagaCTATttgattagtaatatatccaatggttcaaaatatttaacaaattggtaacttgtttagcccttggcctttctaattatgctactcattttcaataagcaaaaatgttaacacaaactactaattgaattgaaaacaataaagatagtgaaaacaataaaaccaattaatatttaattatcaattgacaattatgatttttcctttttcaaaaaaaattaaaagaaccttctatcctaagttcaccgaattactattagttaaatagtctatattactaattatttttattattagtgaattaatgtttgattaatgcttgttattaatggacaattacacaattgaaaattatgttttttccttattaaaaacaaaaccttagggtttagggtttagggtttaggtttgcAAAACCTTAGGGTTTAAGTttgcaaaattagtattagttaagtagtctttattaccaattaattatatcattagtacgtagtttccttaaccagatataattctttttacatgcattttatgacaaccacaacaattagtgtaaaaataaataatatattttttttaaatgtagtcaaatgagaacatactttaggacttatttactcaaatgagaatctactttactctaatgagaacctattacaattaccacttttaggacttaattactcaaatgagaaccgactttactctaacgaagaccttatttactctaatgaggatttttttttctaattaccacatgtgtccccagagtggtaaatattatataaaatagaacatgtatgagaaatgttaatgtccATAGCTTTACCTGTTCTCATTTGTGTAATAAAGTTCTCCCTTGCGTAATgaaagtaatatattgtgtaataTCCATCGTCGAATTAGTAATTACTCTTAATCGACGTAATTTaccacaaattccaacaattgacaaaaaaatgaaaagttttgttctaattatagtaattactccacctaaactaatgtactaatttatggacaatttaacaagtatgacaacaaatttgttgtcagagtggtaaatctttatgtttttatcattaatgaaatgattactacaatggcTACACATTTTACCccaatcacaacaattgatgtaaaagcggtaacttttgtcctatttatagtaattactcaacctaaactaatgtactaatttatggacaatttaacaagtgcaacaacaaatttgttgtcaaaggggtaaatcgttatatttttatcattaatggaataattactcaatgactacatattttaccataactcgcaactattggtgtaaaagcggtaacttttgttctgattgtagtaattacttcaaaaactataccatttacaagattaccaaccattttacaattttgacaacatttgtgttgtgaacatggtaaaattaaaattagaccaaaagatatgtaaaaactcagtattgtaaggagtttctccacttgataatcaaggttctaaatttgataaaagttgtccaaatctgatatttacatctttaaccactcaattacaagaaccacaacaactgttgtcataagtcgtaattgtagttcaactatgtgtaatttattattttgacaatacttgttacatgatttttaacaatattacatatcaagaaagagtgtgttgttaatatggtaaattttatttttaaaaatgacacatgtcgatatttaattgggtaacctgttgaccagttcagtaggtttccactatattaatttactaaaagtaaaaaaaaataaaaaaaataagggtatggcATATATCAAGGTATCCAAGACGACCCCACAAATTATGATCATCATATGCATTTTTTCATATATAACAGTTAAAAGCATTCTCAGTAAACTGGTCTTTTGGCCATTGAGGATGAGGATAGTGATAAGCATATTGAAATaggatttatacaaataatgcAACCACAGTTCATGAATGCCGTTTTGTAGAAGTGATGAATTAAAAGGGCTGTAAGGCTTTCCAAGGCAAAACCCTTGTGAACAAGTTCAGTGAAACAGGGACTTATTATGATGATGCTAGATTTTTAACAATGATCACTAATATTTAGGCCATAGCAGATCTGCTAGGCTGCTGCTGCtatctcaaattctcaattcTCAGAGCATCCAACCAGGAATGAAACCATTGACTGGTTGAGTAGGGGCTGGTGTGGCTGCAGTCATATGCTGTGACCCCACAGCGTTGTACCTGTAAGTAAATAATTGGCACTTAATTACTTTGGTAAATATATAATTGGACCAAGTTGATGCAGTGTAACTTTTCTAACGATGATTTATTATTTACCCTATTTGCAAGGTGGGATTGCAATCTAAAGGCTGGAACATAAGACCCTGGGTTTGAGCATGTTGAGTTCCATATAGCATAGTCTGGTGAGCATGACCACGTTCCCATGTTTGTCTAAGTTGAGTTCCTGAATTAATTTCATCCAACTGCAATATCAACAGGTAAACGTAAGAGCAGATTCTCTATTCGGGGTTGTTTTTTCAAAAATTGATCATTGTTTCAATGAGagttaattatatattattctCGGCCAACTCTCAAAGAAGTCATTCTCAATTTCAAAGTTCAATGATCTATTAACATTTTATTTGTAGACTCTAAACACTCACAAATGAAAAGCAAAGGAGTTTAAAATAACGTTTCAAGAGTGGTAACATTTCTCACTAATTATTAGTATTTTTGCAGAGTGCTAAATAGCAATGGTTGTAAGCGTCAATCAAGTAACAACTACAAAGTTAAGTAGTTACCTTCATTGTCAAATCTCTGTTGGCTTCTATTAGCATATGTTCCtacaatcaaaacaaaataagcACATAAAATTGCATGGCCTTGATATCTTCAAAACTTAAAGGCATGCATGTATAGGTACCTTGCTCTGAAGGTCAGAAAGCTGATCGAGCATAGACTGGGTCTGCAACAAACAAAGCAAGATCACAGTGGTAACTCTATAGGTCTAAGAACTATCAATATCTCCATAGGAATTAAATGTATATATAGATGTAAAACTAATACTAGGTTTACCTTTGTAGACCTAACATGCTTCAAGGAGGACTCTAGCTGACGCTCAAGCTGCTCAAGCTCCTTCGTGTTTAATGGGCCCAAGTCTTCTCCAAGAAGGTTTCTACAATACCAATTCAGAAAATAATCGATTCAcgactaataataataataataataaccagTCTGCTTACTCATAGTTGTATAACTGCTTATATACTACCAATTGATGGGGAGAAAGCTAGTATTGGTAGCAATTTCACAGGGAGATTACCTCTGAGTTCGTTGAAGTGACTCGCATCTAGTTTTCAGTTTCAAGTATTCACGATAGCTGCTCTGCTACATGTGCAATGTAACAGAAAAATATTATAAACAACAAAACGTCAATTATATATTATAActgatttatttttgtttatttcaaactcatttcatttcaaataaCAAGTTTCGAACGTTAAGCCATATACTAGATCCGGAACAAAGAAAACTAGCAAATTTTAGAGCTACCTCAAGTTCCTTGGCAGGTTCGTTGACTTCCATTGCACCATAGCTACATTTTTGGTACCTTTCAAGGGTTTTGAGTATGCTAAatcaagaaggaagaagaaaaggaaaagaagaaggtgACCCATTAGCATgcaataaaagaaaatacaagaagaaactATAATGTACTCTGACCACTGTGCTGCTTTGCATTTGAATGCACCATCACAATAAAGCTTTTAAAGACATACAATTATATATCCTGATTTATAAAAACATTGACGATTAAGACTAGCTAGCTGGCTTAACTATTGGTTGCTTAGCCAAGGATACAATCATGCGGGTTCTTCTTATAATCAACATAGAAACTTCCATTAATTCAGATTGTCTAAGTAATAGTGCATTTAAGGATGGCTAAAAGTATTGTATAGATTAGAGATCTAAAATGTTAATCAAAAAGTTCTTGAAGATCTGAAAAAATAAAGCTTCTCTCTCAACTCGAATCCTGTTGAACGTACTTATGCTTTTGACAACTCTGtttttattcttattatttataTAAACCATGCAACCAATCctagttttcaacttttcattGCTATCAATAAACTGTTAACTTCATAGTATGCcatataatatattaatatcaATGAGGTTTTAGGTTTGaaatttctctctctaaaacaaaagaaaaaaagaaagaaaaacaaagtataaaatTGCAAAACCTGAAGTTATAGCAAGTACCATGAATTAGTAACTGGAAATCATTTCATTCAACTTAATctaaaattcaatcaaacaaacaaagaaacttaCTTTGAAACTTTTATAAAGGCAATAGATTTGTTCGATTCActtttttgtaatggcaattatttttttttgatagtCCAAAAAGAATTACAAACTGAAATCTCTGCAACAACCAACACCCAAGTTAAGTATCCAAAAGAAAAGCCTGACTAGAAGAAAGAGGTACAGCACGAAACCAACTCTGAGCTTGAGAACTATGACCAGTTTTGACTATGGCATATGTGCAATTAATCATTATTAAGTGGCCTGAACCCCACACTTTTTGAATGACCCTAGAACATTTTCTTATCTCatcaaaccaaacaaacaaacaaacatgatCTGCATGCAGCCTAGCAATAGTTCCCTACCCATAAAACAATAAAGCTAAACTGCTGCAAAATATTATCGCTTATCTTAATTTGcaagtcaaaatatgaaataacttcctgtactttttttttttgtttaatttaaagGTCTAATCAAACAAGAACTCCATAGCTTAAAAGGAAGTCCTAACTTAGTCCACTGTACAATAGATAGATCTTCTGCATTGATAGATGTGTCTATATACAGATTTCaggataaagaaaaaataagaacaatCTTTGGCATGCCAGAGAACCCTCTGAGTCGGAAATTCTGTAGAAAAAGAAGTGTCTATGATTATCATCATCTTAGACTTTTGATATTCACACCTCTTGAGCATATCTGACAAAACTTCTCTCAATTGACATATGCATTTCTATTTTTCTAGTACAAGATTGTACAAAGATAATTGTAATTAATGAACTTTAATTTCATGCATGATAAATTAACTGCTTGGCTTTATGACACTAATTCTAATTATCAAAATACATGAAGCTAGAGGGAAAGgaaacacaaaaaaaattaacaggTGGGAAGGAAAGCAAAGATCTTGATCCTGCTGTTTTGTTAAGATTGAAAGATATGCAGATTAATCAGAAACTCCATTTATATGCTGATATGCATACTCAAAAATGTTTATGATATCTTGTTACAAAATGAAAGAGAACATATTTTCTGGCAGAACCTAAATTAAGaagaaacaggaaaaaaaaacaaacaggttatatatacatacacatatATTATAGTATTTTATGGTTTAGAGTACGTTCAGATCCAACAACGAAAAACTTAGTACATCCAAACTGAATGATTATCACTTCGTGAACTCAGATGAGTGTATATAAACACAGAGTTAAATCAGAACCCCACCTTAAATTAGCTTCAATTAATcacaaaaggaaaggaagaaaaagagcaAAAAACGGTGGATTAATTTTTGGTCAATTAAGGTTATGCACAGCCTTAtgaaattagttaattaatagATTAATATTTCCAACATTGCAATAGGACAACAAAAAGCTCATGAGAGATAGAGACtttgcaatataaagatgtatATATGCGCTGCCCTTGTAGAAGCAATCTTATGGATCCCGATGaaacaaatgaagaaatcaGCTAGAGAGTGATATGTGGGGTGTgtaaagtaattaattaattaattacctgGAGCTGCTGCAGAACTCATAGAGCTTGCCACGGTTAGAGAAGATGATGAGAGCAACCTCAGCATCACAGAGAACAGAGAGCTCATAAGCTTTCTTTAAGAGCCCATTTCTTCTCTTTGCAAATGTGACTTGCCTGTTTATCTTGTTCTCTATTCTCTTCAGCTCCACTCTTCCCCTCCCCATTTTCCTTAATTGTAAAACTAGTCTTATCCACACACACCCCCCAACCACacccttcaatttttctttcccttttttcttctttaatatACCAATTTCTTTTGCCTACCCAAACACCAAAGCTTATGATCTCCTCaatattttctttgcttttcttgcATCTTCTATCTTTGTAGCTAGCTTATCCTCCTTTTCTATGTCAGCACCAAAACTATAACCAAATTTGTGAAAGCCTAGAGAAAGATAGATACTCACTGAGTGCAAAgccctagagagagagagagagagagagagagagagacttgtcCAAGATGTGTACCCAGAAACTCTGAATGAGAAACATAGGGTTGGTGTTCTTTCTAATTTTATACAAATCTCCCTTTCCTTTCTTTAGTGTACTGTTTACCTTGCTTGTGCTAAGACGTGCAACCAACCTCAGTTTCAGCGCGTGTAGCTGCGCGTCTAGGACCTGCTTCCCCTTTGGCTTTACGCCATTACCCCACTActctattattgatttatttcgGCTTTTTGCTCTTGTATTTCCAAAGTAAAATTCAGTGTTTTATTTAGGCCTAATTAAGGGCTAGTTTGAGATTGCTgtgattttaaaaaaaaaactgttactgctgtgttgtgagaataatcagctgtgaattaaaacagttttgtgtttggtaaataatatttttaaaagtgccgttagtacataaaacaactgcagagtgtgttttgatccacaacggCTTCTAAAAGTAACCTCTGGGCTGTTTCTAAAATCAGCTGCCAATGACCTATAACTTTtaattaaagctgctttttatttatttaccaaacacaataaaatctaaaattttgaacaaaagctgattttttttaaaagcgaagcaatcccaaacaggGCCTAAGAGGTAACACTTTTGCCTAGTTTCTTTAAAACTTTTAACTTTCCAACTTTGCCCTTCTCTATTAAATCACGTGATCTGTTTCTTCCCCAGCTTCTTCAACTCTGTTTGGATGTGGTGTAAAGATGTTTACAACCTCGTCGGCGAGTACAAAATTGAAGGTTATTAACCTCTCTATTTACATAGTTGTGTCGCATCTACATTAGTTGAATATCTTTGCTTGATGACTGTGTTTTTGTTCAGTGACGAATATCGAAATTGTCAACAAAGTTGTCACCTATTCAATCATTCGATGGATGCTCACTAagttgtacttgtatatatctTCAATATACAACATCAGTAAAGTTAAtttaaaatttcatgaaaaataataatagcaaagaaaaaataaaaataattgatGAAATTTCTATCACCGAATATGTCTCTGTAAATGAGACATGGATGAAGTGCTGAATATGTTCTTTACTTTATGTGTCTCTATAATCTTTATTGATTATCACTTATGTCAATTCAATAATTTATTTACTAGCCGAACGTATTCTATTATGCTCttaatttttgtatttattCTACTTTTAGTCTAATATTTCAAAATATGTATCTATCTGTTTAAGaatatctctattttgtgtttaatccaaactctaggttacttgacctagtggtaatatggttcaattagaagaatctagagattccctttcattgtatgattctaactctatacattgtaatcctctatataaagagacccttattatcaatgagaatacacagcaaatttctctcaatttatgattccctaaaacacgttatcagcacgaagccctaaccctgaaacaaatagtcaaaccctgattcaagaagctaaaaaccttgaatccgaatacaaaaccttgaagccttttctgcctccacctcacaccttgaagaactcgatcccaggagtccagaacaggcgaccccaccccaagaaccggccgaaAACCCAcagaaccggccaccggaagctccatacaactcacAGTATATATttcaccggttcaccaccttctggACTTCCAATTACTACCAAATTTTTCTAGCAATAGTatatcaaacccagaaatccagaaCCTGAAGAAATTCCCTGAAAACCGACACAAAAGTGTGTGAACTGGCCAACTGAATTTTCTGCAGAAAACCggtagaaaaaagaagaagaaaaaaaaaaaaaaggggaggaAGTACCCAAGCTTTcagctagggctgtcaatttcgacacgacccgataacacgactcgaaacccgcacgaaataaagcgggttgaacccgcacgattaaaaagcgggtcagccgtgggtcaacctgccatgacccatttaataaatgggtcggccacgggtcaacccgccaacacgaagtgaacccgtataacctgattatgttatacttcttcttgaaattttggacattgggagtatttgatcataggattagacaatttgaaatattttgctttataattattggatttaattatttatattattcgtcttgtggagtttttagtgaatttaatcaatttatgcatttttttaattaaatgggGCGCATTGTTAAcctttaaatgagtcattttttCTAACACGACATGAtctatttgttaaatgggttaagcgggttggaaacgggtaaccagtttaataaataggttgggtttgggtttagatttttgacacgattattaaatgggttgggtttgggtttgtatcttgcgacacgacaaatactttgacccgacacgaacccaacccaacacgacccattgacagccctactttcAGCCCATCCACCAAGCCCAAAAGCTTTcagcccagaagaagaaagtgCCCAAGCCCAGAAGACCGATGACGCCAGCACAGCAGCCCACTGACACCAGCCCAGCAGAACCTGACACGTCATCATCCACGTAGGTAGCGGACccagtgccacgtcagctccataccagtgccacgtcagcaccggtCAACTCAGGTCAACTCCAGTCACTATTCCTgctttttccggtcaaattttccgacgacctatttcgaggtcttttttattaaacgttcccgtttttttagagtttttaattgaatttctcttctttttcggggacttcgaacatcccttcttctacccccctttctctacataggggagaccaaaaagccgaactgtggggggttcgtgctcactccaagcttggagcttgtagagtcctccaaacttagagtttgttgagaagaaaacgatcgaccacatacatcgttgttttgatctaatccaaaacccctcttggaatcggattttcttggaagcgactacgctcagaaaatccctaatttcttgaaagcgactacgctcagaaatttaatagttttttgtggtagcctttttcgctccgaaactaaccctaattttcttgttctctttcaggatgagtaacctgaacaaattggactttgctctattgggaacaactggctctggatatcacaggtgggttcgtgatatccgccaacatctcaaggctataggaatcttggatatgattcttgagcctaaccaggacgtgataactgttgagcaagctcaagctttggaagcaaatagagcagccttagaggcaaataaggcgaaagccatcatcctaatgactcgtcatatggatgattcgctccagtacgagtatatgaatgaaaaaGACCCTAGAagactgtgggtctcactcgaagaaagattttgcaacgtccgtgactccttgcttcctgacctagaagtgagatggcatagcctccgcttatgtgatttcaagtcagttcttgactataactcggaagcacttcgcattaaatcgttaatggaattctgtggtaaagagatcacaaatgcgatgttgattgagaagactctctctaccttccccgtctctgcattgataattgctaagaactatcaaatctatgtaaatgcaagacggatcacaaggtttcatgagctcattggagctatgaatgtcgctgaaaagcatgacaatatccttgtgaagaactgtaattcgagatccgtggaaacagagcatattccggaatccaattatagtcgcacctctaagagagggcgccaagagcgaaactctaaccttaggtatacttctggacattctgatccatataatcgctctacttaggaaggtaaccgccaaaataggtgaacGCGGAAccaaagaggtaaacgtggaaagagagagggaggcaacgcccctggccatgttggtggcgtcaccaacactaagagccatctaaatgatgatttcaaagcgcctcaatcaatgcagttcgagcaaagagatgtatgttctcgatgtggagtgtctgagcattgggcacacatttgtagagctcgtgaagaacttgtcaccgcctacaaagcatattgtgaagcaagagaaactcactatgtggaacaagaagatcaagaagatgatctagggtgaagggttgaagactacaaatctggctgtgATCAATAGAtctccaattctgtttaagtctttatttttccaagagatgtagtaggcaattgccatattactttttattggattagattttctttgatcaaagaaacaagggaaaatcgtccaaacagtATCTGAACTTTTcta is a window from the Rosa chinensis cultivar Old Blush chromosome 2, RchiOBHm-V2, whole genome shotgun sequence genome containing:
- the LOC112185975 gene encoding agamous-like MADS-box protein MADS2 isoform X2, producing the protein MGRGRVELKRIENKINRQVTFAKRRNGLLKKAYELSVLCDAEVALIIFSNRGKLYEFCSSSSILKTLERYQKCSYGAMEVNEPAKELESSYREYLKLKTRCESLQRTQRNLLGEDLGPLNTKELEQLERQLESSLKHVRSTKTQSMLDQLSDLQSKEHMLIEANRDLTMKLDEINSGTQLRQTWERGHAHQTMLYGTQHAQTQGLMFQPLDCNPTLQIGYNAVGSQHMTAATPAPTQPVNGFIPGWML
- the LOC112185975 gene encoding agamous-like MADS-box protein MADS2 isoform X1, translated to MGRGRVELKRIENKINRQVTFAKRRNGLLKKAYELSVLCDAEVALIIFSNRGKLYEFCSSSSILKTLERYQKCSYGAMEVNEPAKELEQSSYREYLKLKTRCESLQRTQRNLLGEDLGPLNTKELEQLERQLESSLKHVRSTKTQSMLDQLSDLQSKEHMLIEANRDLTMKLDEINSGTQLRQTWERGHAHQTMLYGTQHAQTQGLMFQPLDCNPTLQIGYNAVGSQHMTAATPAPTQPVNGFIPGWML